From the Cricetulus griseus strain 17A/GY unplaced genomic scaffold, alternate assembly CriGri-PICRH-1.0 unplaced_scaffold_131, whole genome shotgun sequence genome, the window AAATGAGTTGTCAGAGTGTTGTCTGTATGTCCTGTCCTAATGTTACTTTTACTCATTTAGACCTTTAAAAGGTAGCTGTTTGAGAAACATGGAAaacaggtttgttgttgttttaagcctAATGGAAAGAATCCTCTAGAGCCCATCTTTTTACTTAAACTCTGTCACAGTCCAATATGGGATCTCAGAATTGAATATGGAGGTCTCAGATTCCCACTGGTCTCTGAAACAGCCGTAAGCAGTGCTCTGCCACTTTGTGTTACATAGTTAGGTGAAGTGACTTTCCATTTTTGGTGGTTTGAAAACAAAACTGTCAGTCACCTCTGAAGACAATCTAAGATGCTGTATGTTAACCAGTGTTGAATAATCAGCCAAGATTTATTagttatggaaaaataaacaagcatatcTGTGTCCTTAGCATGCTAATTTCCTTTCACCTTCAATAAATGAGTAAGtgatatatattatcatatatacatttatatacatatatgcacatatatcaaATAACTGTTTAAAATGCATCTGTTTATGATTTGTTACCTATAAATATGGGTTTGTACGGCTGTTTCACATGACTATATACACAGGAGGTTGCTAAAGATCTCTGTGCTTACAGAGATAGTGGGAGGAAATGACTGATTCctgttttacataacaaatatGTCTGTTATTTATATGCTCATGTGTTTTCCCGTCTTCAGTAATTAAAAACTTGAGATCCTGTTGTCAGACATATCTTTAAGTTGGCCTCGAGGAACAGGCCATCCACTGTAGTTCAAAGCAGGCTCCCATGGGTGATCACACTAGAATCCATACAGCTGGTCTCCCCACAGTTGCTGTGGTGTCAGAAAAGACACACATATGCCACATCTGTTTTATGGCCTTATCTGAAACAAGTAATggtatttgtttccttctttccgTGCTTCATCACCAAAAAggttaaaggaaaatattttatcccCTTTGCCCTCAAAGAACTTACAAGCAGAACTGAAGCTCATGTTCCCTCCGTAGGTGGGGGATAAGTGCAGCTGGTCTCCAACAGCAGTCCTATTTAGGGCCCCTCCTGTTCCTGAGCCACTTGCTTTCTCATTGGTCACTGTAATACTTGTAGGTAATGTGCCAGCAGGAGTGATTTCAATTATTTCTGTATGTTAACGAGCAAGTTATAAGTCATTTGTATTCAGCAAGTGCTGTTGCCGGGCTTGCTGAGCTGGTATATTGGATCTCTGCCAGTTCCCCAATGAAAGGAGAATGCCGCCCTTAGTAAGAAGTGCATTGGATCTCACAGAAATGACCCATGTGATCCTCGTAGTTGCCCCTCCCTGTCTTCGTTCCACCGTGCTCAGCCAGTTTTACAATGCGGTTTCTGGTTGGGGTGCTCCAGGTGTAACTGTGagcaaatttctttccttttacagaTGTTCAAGCTGTTGTTTATGAGGAACCAATGCACTGGTGCTCTATTGTGTACTATGAGCTCAACAACCTCGTGGGTGATACGTTCCAGGCCTCCTCCACAAGTGTGTTGGTGGATGGTTACACTGATCCTTCCAACAATAAGAACCGTTTCTGCCTTGGGCTGCTCTCCAACATTAACCGGAACTCTGCCATAGAAAACACCAGGCGACATATTGGAAAAGGTGCGTGTCCCTTTACTCATCCTGCAAacgttcatcttttcttcctctagaaGTGACCCCATCATTCTTGTGGCAAATGCCAAATGTTCAGATGCTGCTGTTTGAAGTATCTTTCTAATTCATATTATCTAGAAATTGCTCCAATCATTGATCTTAGTGGTTTTCCCACTCCCATGCTGTTGATAGGTGCCAGCTGACGTTGCTGGGTTATTGAAGTACACTACGCTGTTCTACATTTTGTTAGAAgtgaaatatcttttaaaacaattcttacatttatttattcaatgtttgtgtgtgcatgcgtgtatgtgtgtgtaagtaccttggtcagaggacagcttgtggaagttagttctctccttcttccatgtggatactaggaatcaaactcaagtcatcaggcttggtggcaagcacctctacccactgaaccatctcaacaTCCCAAATATCTTTCATAGGGGATTTAACTATTTACTAGTGTTAGATTAAAGCAGTTCTAtaacatttatatgtatttattatatgatTAAGTCAATGAGCACATGTGTGGGTAGTGCTCAGAGCTTAGCTTTCCCTGTGGAGTAAGGAACAGGCAATCAAGAAGGGGTGTGGCATTCCTTGGAAGTGTCAGTGTAGAATCATAATTTAATGACATGACATGTGTTTATATGCTCTTGTGTCTGTATGGGAGCCTATCTATATACCCTCTGAATATGAATGTAGTTTCTACCTCGTCTGCTGGGAAGGCAAAGATACAAAGTAGCAATAAGCACATCTAGTGTCCAGATCATTGCTCCAGATATCTATCCTCACTGAGGCAAACCGGCTGCCTCCAAATCTGTGATGAGCTGCACCTTGTGCAGCTTTGTTAGTTTCTGAACACAAAGGTTATCACAATCATAACATAGTTAGCTAGATGTCTGTCACAATGGCTATGTGAGTGGCCAAATTTGACTCTGCCCAGGTGCCTTTGAGCCTATGACTGACATGGTGTATCCTCTCACAGGTGTCCACCTGTACTATGTTGGAGGAGAAGTGTATGTTGAATGCCTGAGTGACAGCAGCATATTTGTGCAGAGTCGGAACTGCAACTACCATCATGGGTTTCATCCCACCACTGTCTGCAAGATCCCCAGTGGGTGTAGCGTGAAAATTTTCAACAACCAAGAGTTTGCTCAGATACTGGCACAGTCTGTGAACCATGGTTTTGAGACCGTGTATGAACTCACCAAAATGTGCACTATTCGAATGAGTTTCGTGAAGGTGAGCAGTACCGGCCCATCTCATTCAGGCCTGACCCCCGCCTCACCCCTGCTATTTACAATATGTATATCTGTGCCTTCCTGGTATATATTCCTATCAGTGCCCACTAAGAGAACCATTGTCCAAGAGGTTGTCATGGGAACTTAGAATATAGTCCTCTCCTCACACCATGCAggtcccagagatggaactcaggtctccaggcttggtgacaggcacctttatctccccctgcctcccagtcATCATGCAGTTTATTCTGGGTCAAGCTAAGGGTTTAATAGAGTCCAGGCTGGAGCATGCCTTATTCCAGAAGCAGGCAGCCTAGTCAGTCTGTgtgtctcagcagtccttacGGCTCGTATCAGCCTGGGGAGGGACAGCCTagtgaatcttgtcagtttcagtaAAGCTTTTACgatgtctgcttcctgagttttaaGGACTTTGCCTAGAGGGTGGAGTGTTTCACCTCCCCTTAAAACATTCAGCCATTCTGGAGCTTCCCTATAAGACAGAAGGTTTTATCTTTGAAGATATTGCTACACAACATGTGTAAAAGGTGAGAGAAGAACCAACTTCACAgatttgttctctgagctccacatgcacactgtggtgtacataaacacacattcatgcaacaacaacaaaaagcttggTGCAGTGCTGTGTGTGGTCCCAGCATGGGAGACAGATAGGATCCCTTAGGCTTGCTGGCCGCCAGTCTAGCCTGATTGACAACAGCCAAGGTGCAGCAAGAGAACTCATCTCAGAAAATACAGTGCagtgtgattgaagaagacagccAGTGTAGACCCCTGTGCTCTCCAGGCATGGACACACAGATAAAGGGGCAAGGGATTGTTCAGTTAAAGGTGTAGGACTCTtacagtggtcctgggttcagtcccagcatccAGCTGAAGTGGATCACGATAGCCTGTATCTCTACCTCCaggatccaacatcttctgaAATCCACAGATACCACACATTCATAGGTAAATCCACACTCAAACATGTACATATTtgcaaaattttttaaataaaatattaaaaacaaagccagtatgataatacatgccttttattccagtgctcagaaatcagacaggtaagctctgagtttgaggccagttgggtctacatagggagtttaggccagccagggctacccattAAGAGTATGTCTTAAAAGTATAAGTAAGTAAAGTGTTAACATAACATTAATGtagtgggaaataaatatttaaaatatctttttatgttttttttgagacagggtttctctgtggctttggaggctgtcctggaactagctcttgaagacgacaatggtctcgaacttacagagatccccctgcctctgattcctgagtgctgggatctaagccgtgcacctccacctcctggctaaaatatctttactcaaacaactactgaatgtattttaaatttgtaaatacCAAAgactaataatatttattttttatttgaaaaaaggtCTCATTGTGTAccctaactggcctggaactcacagagatctgcctgctcctgcttcccaaatgctgggttaaaggcgtgtgccactataCCAGACTAAATAGGTGATCCTGGGGTCCTTGGGTAGACTTTTGGTGGCCAACGTCCATCCCCAAAAATTACCCATGCTTTTgtggtatgtttgttttcttgtgggacatAGCCATGAGTCCAGACATAATTATGTGAactgatcatatgattttttacTTGGTAGAGTGACTCAATGAGATAGAGAGTTAAATGACaccagtgtgctttctttttcctagggtTGGGGAGCCAAGTACCACAGGCAGGATGTCACTAGCACCCCCTGCTGGATTGAGATACATCTGCATGGCCCTCTCCAGTGGCTGGATAAAGTTCTTACCCAGATGGGTTCACCCCACAatcctatttcctcagtgtcttaaagGGCTTCTGGCTTCTGTCTCTTGCAAACTGTTGAACCTTGCATGTACTTGAAGGATGGGTATGTCAGACGCATGAAAACCTGACAAGGGAACCTTGATAATACTTGACCTCTGTGACCAACTGTTGGATTGAGAAATTAACAAATATTGGTAACATGATGCTGATATCAAGAATCTGTTTAGTTTACATTGTGACATTCTGTTGTGTGATCAactaaaatgttgacttttagcaggacttttgtgtatagttttaaaggAGATGGCCAGGGCATGGACAATTTATCTATTAGAAGAACAATCCTGTGCAGTCCttttgttgggagtgtttggcagagtATTACCTTAATAGTCTTTGAAGTGTGCACTTCATCAGGTTCCGAGCCCACACTGAATCATCTTTTGATGGGTTTTATAATGTTGTAAAACTATTTGTTTAGAAATGAAtggggttcttttttgtttttaaaggtgaatCTTTATGACATTcacagtattctttctaaaactgtatgcTGACTGTAGTGCTCTCTGAATGACATCAGGATTgtgctccttgctaaatatgtgtatacagaacATTTGGAGGTAAGGAATAGTCTTAATGGTTAGTGGATATAGAAGGTATTTGTGGGTagggtgggggaaaggaaatgataaCCAGAAATGTAGACCATGACCTAACgttcagtttgttgtcttaaaGGAGAAAGCTGGTGTCTGAATttgctgtgttttggttttttagaattttatctgactctttccctttcttttcttttatctcatctgctctacACTGCAGTAAATCAGCTGGTTAATTCCTGTAACTGTGAGGacaaatgaataaatccttttaTTAGCAAATCAACTGCCTTTGTGTTTCAGTGCCCAGTATATGAAAGGCTTGAATTCAATGAGCAGTTTTTATGTagtttacaatacagacataggctttaatttccaaatgaatcgTCTGCCAAACCTGGTAACTGTGTTTCttattcacaggtttaaagaagttccctattggaatccatttcaaacatttttgttttgttttgttttgttttgttttatactgtttggttttgttttcttttgataattttttctattctccCCTGCTCTTATACATTGAGTACCTTTATTCCAACACTAACATGATTTCtctactggaaaattttaaataaacctgtcattattgcttcctttgattaaatctgtgtcattttctttctttgcttcttaaaatttgggatcagtaagatgtggtcttttagctaggtccaggacagcctccaaagccacagagaaaccctgtcttgaaaaaccaaaaataaataaataaataaataaataaataaataaataaaatgatgtgGTATTTTGAGTGATCTCACCAGATacaaaaagctcagttggtaaagtggggacatGGAACCTGGCATGGTAAAAGAGCAGAGTgatctaaagtcaggagaaaggaaacaggggGTTTGGGGGTGTGAGTATAGGTGCCAGCAGGGGacagaggcatcagatacccctggagctggagaatgacagttgtgagccacctgatatgagttttgggacctgaactccagttcttgaaagagcagtatgtgtgCTCTCAAACACTGAGCCCTCATTCCAAACCCagctggcatagttttacacatggaaagcttgccgactccttttgttatgtttcacaCGCTGAAATTACGAtgtggtggttctgggaatctccagCTCACCAGTACTCTAATCTTAGCCTCCTTGctggcaaaaagagacctgcatGAGTGACTGAGCCATAGATCTTACGATGGAGAGTGCATCCAGATGTGTCCCATGCAGCCTCAGGGGTcttcaaagggaagagaagaaagcagtgtcagaataggacatgtgataacagaagcacagatgagagaaagaagcaaggtaGAAAGGAGCTAGGTtgttgacttggaaactggagggtggTGCAAGaagccaagagatgcaagagacccccagaatctgaaataaagcaaaagcatgGGTATTggctgagaagagaagaaggctctctgcttcacatcccatgcctctggggtgacaccaggctttgccagtcctctgcccacagctgtggccctcacctctaaggttgtaggtgctgctccctaccagctgctgtgtggacagcatttgtcatcctgcttatatattccagaaactgatgactctttattgtttataaatgattgttattgctgggggaagttattattttaaattatggtattaatgggatcctcactttctatacagatCATTCACGTCCCTTGGTCTACTGTCTTACGGGAAAGCTCCCACGAACTTCAATACTCCAGACACTAGGTGATGATGTGTGAGTCAGGTAATTCACAAAGCCCAACATGGTTGagccttgaaggacagggcacgctgccacaggcaaagtgtgaagcccttatcatcagatacagaataattgtTAGTTCTGTTTAGAGCAGGGTGTAGGTCAGTGAGCAGAACATGATCTCAGCAATTCTAAAGACCCTGCTTAAAACTCAgagctaaagagagaaagagacacccacacagagggaatgtGAAGTATCTATTCAACTATTTGGAAGCACCCCCGGTACAAGGGTgtaccctacagacagcacaggatgaTACCCACACTTCCAAAATGATGGGAAAAGGACATTAATGAAGCATGAATTTCTCCGttgttcataacagtgattatcattcattcaatgtgcagttaaatatctgctccacacagttaaatgactactgcctggtgcTAAAGGTGCAGcggtgagtgagagtgagtcagatttcagggcacccctcctgcaatcacacaaacctctggaaaatagcATCGCTGGTCAGTGCTgtgcaggagcctggggagagggggtgCTGGCCCAGACTCAAGGGGAGAAGAATGAACCTGTGTGACTGGACTGAGGAAGAGCCTTATGGTgcattttatatgtgtgcacataccattatTGTACAGACAGGCCTTATAGGAGTATTCAGCTTCTGTGGGGAGGggcaatgtgttttattttgtttgttttgttctgtgaaataaagaacctggaTGAATCAATGATCTGTTAGGTgatttccatatttaaagctacctcttgaaatatatgtgttcattaaaagtcagatttgcattacatatatatgtccatgtacacGAACATACATGTACTTTGTGTTGTGAAATAGATTCTTcacatatgattaaataatggtcattatttaatcatatgtctGAGCATTTCCTatatacacatgggaagagacagaacagttaagcatgtacatataatataaaaataatttcccttttcacttaaaatgacttgacatgagcaaacacatatttaattctttctgggagtcatgttgactaaagaaaggcattttgattagGTTTTAGACATGATGTATTCCTAGACGACTCTCGctcctgggtttattttaaacctgaaaatctgtgacatgttAGGATGACAGTGTTAACTGTTGCTGTGGAACCATCGTCTATGCCAGCAGATAGCTGAGTCTGTTTGTGCATGCTGCTCTCTGGcagcccttggccaccactaagtctgagtattgagtgaaagcctggagatttggatgaatgacaagatgcctggtccactttctgagagaatggctctcacctttattgtggtgaaagggttcacaacaggatattgatgttaGTAGGGTGAGGTCAGACAAAGAGGGGGTACcggtggttatgctggaaaacaactcagagaccctgtggtgtctgggtcccaacatctcccccttctttatatataacaaaacagttatcaagtaagaactataagattttaaccattctatcttagtgtgttactataactatctatcttcaactccatcaaagaccatagaacaataatatataaactctagaaatgacagacacatcttgcttcctagacagtcacccaaaatttcTTGGTAAAGTAGGGtcatccatttttagcctacaggtcacaatgtgtctgacagacttctcagcaaaacaggaaattctaaactctccACCTACATTAGTAGATTGTCCATCACCTTTTTTCTCTGTCCagtagaatatctggcagactcttccatgaagctgGAACCTTTTATGACTGCCCATattgtttcagcagtcactttcctgtgggtcctgcatgtccagtgtataaagcaacagtcaaacaattcaggcaagagcagcttcttgcccaaacaGCAAGTCTTGcaatgtcaaaggcaaactttatttcttcaatgcccatcttgctctcagatgtaactgctgtgccaggagaagttgtgtctcactgtcaagaaaaaccctaaaccatttaaatgctatatattccagaggtctttgaatggtttgaagaatatctatatatctagaaaacctaactaatatcaacaaatgaagatgcattccaatacaaagtatcaacaaatgatccattccaatacaaattatcattctatatcctattcctctttttcctttaaaaagtgattgactgtatccactaccatttctaactgaccaattataaatgaaaacaaatataaggatcacatgggccactgcttcatggggtcctgccccatgaaaccataccagtatgGAAAGAATCCACAgttcttcaccctccatggaaaaaagcagaaatttctctTCCACATAAGGTGTACTTTAACAATTGTTGCCCCTTCCCCAGCAATCAattatttaaagacaacacaatggcattcttttgttaacagtcacacatttacgatcacacttcatatacacacatgtgtggccacaccatacataaaaaaatacattcatcTTTTGAACAAActtcacaaaggagaggaggtgtcagggatggccatccttaccatagcttggaaTCTCTGGAGCATCTTGAAGACTGatgcatctttgtccattcctgtaggGTCTTTTGTAGGGATTGggtttattatttatctatttggacatattctcctttgtCATCTGATGTGACAAggatgtggatggcttgtggtGAGGTCTCGGGGAAATTGCctggaagtccagggctatgtaattggcattgccagtactcttttttggagctgggttgttagtgccactgggtacaggagatgaagacattgggttctgcacaGGGAcacagttctcctcactgtctccagagtctgtattggagatggaatgccagtactgggaggagctggggttaaaggtgtggttgaacatggaccaagacttggtgacaaatgaATTGAAtgggagctcattgatgacagtgtggttactcaggtcaaggggtactgactttgctttttggccAGGCTTGAGGTGGATATTGACCAGGGTGGCTGGATCTTGCTTCCTCAGCTGGCAAAAtgatggggcattgtgctcatggggatgtcagaacctgggtttatgGGCATATAATTGAAATCACAGCTGGCACTGTCTGATTGACCCACGATagtcttttctagagatttagcagaccagcaggcagtttcttcacctcgtgttggataattgtagtcactgactggacGTCTCTTTTTAGGGCTGTCCCTGCAAGGTGTCTTAGGATGCTGTGGTGGGGGAGATACGGCTGAGTCCACGTGGAGGTTTCCAAATTCCTTACACAGCGTGTTTCTGGGTGCCTTGAATATGTACAAATAATCACTATCTACCGCAGACCCTGCTCAGAGCAGGgactgactggagctgctgaattcagctggagaagagcagagattatgactgactaaagaaaggtttctcagggtgtcagtgctctctttagtttgactgaagctgcagatctggcagatgctctggacccacctattcctgtcagcctctgtctcagccaccaggtaaaaGGTGTGCTCATTGATAATGATGTCAAACATgaacctcttttggagctcttgtttgttgaaggtcagggctacatccaactgtgtacagaagtttaggttgatgatccccaagggtttcttggagtgttcattcttatagtattctagaacatctgggtcaccacacATCTTACCGATCTGCAACATGAACCagtgtttcttccaagcatagcgcctcaactttttctcaggaactgatttctccagccagcctgtgcacaccacatccgTTTCATCTGACTGGAGCAgttcatggaggagggattcctcagaggtAGATTTCCTGGATTTcgttaataattttcttagcattattgcttaatccactgttaaaatgaaatcttaccagtaccttgtctctttaaactttctctgtgtgattgactgaGATCTCTATACCAATcaaactctcttaggagttgaagcACCTATTTTgcagtaccttttgcaatccaccctcacaaatTCTGATTTGCTTGCCAgcattctgagggtgatctctcagggtccccttttgTTCCTGTTCTCAGTGGGACCTcaatttgtggctgctcttggccaccactaagtccgagtatcaggcaaaagcctggagatctGGATGAAACACAAGATGCCTGGTTCTCTTACTGAGATAATGTTCCTAACTTttattgtgaagcagccttgtatacaaactttcaaaatcccaggtcaaagggttcacatcatGATCCTAGTGGGGCAAggttaggaaaacaggaggtacctgtggttatactGGAAAACCACTGTTAGAGACCCTGTAGGGCCTGGGTCCCAACACCCAATGAGTCATTAGATGTCTAAAGCATATTAGCAGGAACCAGGAGCACACAACACTCAGGAACCCAAATTGGGGCCTCGCCATcctgtgtgaaaacacaaacagaacccagggcccaCACCAAAATTGtatctggccctttccaaaggcctaAGGGAAGGTCTCTCCAATTAAACAAACgtcttttctgtgcagtggaccACCAATGACGGTCGGC encodes:
- the LOC113838575 gene encoding LOW QUALITY PROTEIN: mothers against decapentaplegic homolog 1-like (The sequence of the model RefSeq protein was modified relative to this genomic sequence to represent the inferred CDS: inserted 2 bases in 2 codons) translates to LPPVLVPRYSEYKPQHSLLAQFRNLGQNXPPNATFPDSFRQPSTQQFPHSSNNSYPNSPGSSSSSSTYPHSSTSSDPGSPFQMPADIPPPAYLPPEDPMAQDSSQPMDTNMMAPALLSEINRGDVQAVVYEEPMHWCSIVYYELNNLVGDTFQASSTSVLVDGYTDPSNNKNRFCLGLLSNINRNSAIENTRRHIGKGVHLYYVGGEVYVECLSDSSIFVQSRNCNYHHGFHPTTVCKIPSGCSVKIFNNQEFAQILAQSVNHGFETVYELTKMCTIRMSFVKGWGAKYHRQDVTSTPCWIEIHLHGPLQWLDKVLTQMGSPHNPISSVS